The proteins below come from a single Solanum stenotomum isolate F172 unplaced genomic scaffold, ASM1918654v1 scaffold21764, whole genome shotgun sequence genomic window:
- the LOC125851060 gene encoding probable protein phosphatase 2C 9: MVKLGCFGGQCVVGESSSSSKGRSHEGNIKYGFSLVKGKADHAMEDYHVAKFVRIEEHELGLFAIYDGHMGDEVPSYLQKHLFANIIEEEEFWVDPRRAITKAYEKTDQKILSNSSNLGRGGSTAVTAVLINGQRLWVANVGDSRAVLSRGGQAIQMTIDHEPNTERSSIEDRGGFVSNMPGAFLKSEQCSQ; encoded by the exons ATGGTGAAATTGGGCTGTTTTGGTGGACAG TGCGTAGTTGGAGAGTCTTCTTCTAGCTCTAAAGGAAGAAGCCACGAGGGTAATATTAAGTATGGTTTTAGCCTAGTGAAGGGGAAAGCTGATCATGCGATGGAAGATTACCATGTCGCAAAATTTGTACGTATTGAAGAACACGAGCTTGGCTTGTTTGCTATTTATGATGGTCATATGGGGGATGAGGTTCCTTCTTATCTGCAGAAACATCTGTTTGCCAATATCATAGAGGAG GAGGAGTTTTGGGTAGATCCACGACGGGCAATCACAAAAGCCTATGAAAAAACTGACCAGAAAATACTTTCAAATAGTTCTAATTTGGGCCGAGGTGGGTCCACTGCTGTCACTGCTGTACTGATAAATGGCCAAAGATTGTGGGTAGCTAATGTGGGAGATTCACGAGCTGTTCTTTCTCGGGGTGGTCAAGCTATTCAGATGACAATAGATCATGAGCCAAATACAGAACGAAGCAGCATTGAGGACCGAGGAGGTTTTGTCTCAAATATGCCAGGTGCTTTCCTGAAATCTGAGCAATGTAGTCAGTGA